A region from the Telopea speciosissima isolate NSW1024214 ecotype Mountain lineage unplaced genomic scaffold, Tspe_v1 Tspe_v1.0107, whole genome shotgun sequence genome encodes:
- the LOC122647648 gene encoding probable ATP-dependent DNA helicase CHR12, whose protein sequence is MVAQVENRASLDLVQKTKTLICALNLISRNLPLPPEVFDTVCSIYLNEDDSDNSTEHGITVEAHNSDGNRLSEDDSSGHQIFDGGALITEFEEALVKQRPNCMSGLKLRESKESRLQSHIQHRLTELEEFPSSRGEILQTKCLLELYGLKLAELQSKVRTDVNLEYWLREKCAYPEKQLFDWGMMRLCRPFIMYGVADAFAMETDERLRKKRDAERFSRVEEEEKNLMETQKRKFFADLLNTAREFQLQAQAALKRRKQRNDGVQAWHGRQRQRATRAEKLRFQALKADDQEAYMRLVEESKNERLTTLLGKTNELLVRLGAAVQRQKDAEHSDGKESLKGSVTDNPLHLSASESKTPGDLLPDEDIDLIDLDSDHHVKTSDLLEGQRQYNSVIHSIQEKVKNKSLLFCLLYLLRLLVMLDLCVSCI, encoded by the exons ATGGTGGCTCAGGTGGAGAATAGAGCTTCCCTCGATCTGGTTCAGAAGACTAAAACCTTGATCTGCGCCCTCAATCTCATTTCCAGAAACCTCCCTCTACCTCCCGAGGTATTTGACACTGTTTGCTCTATCTACCTTAACGAGGATGATTCCGATAACAGTACGGAACATGGCATCACCGTTGAAGCCCACAATAGCGATGGCAATCGCCTCTCCGAGGATGATTCG AGTGGTCATCAGATTTTTGATGGAGGGGCTTTAATTACAGAATTTGAGGAGGCACTGGTGAAGCAACGTCCAAATTGCATGTCAGGTTTAAAGTTGAGGGAATCAAAAGAAAGTCGTTTACAGAGCCACATTCAGCACCGTTTAACTGAGCTTGAAG AGTTTCCTTCAAGTAGAGGTGAAATCCTGCAAACGAAGTGCTTGCTTGAGCTCTATGGGCTAAAG CTAGCAGAGTTGCAAAGCAAGGTCCGAACTGATGTGAATTTAGAGTATTGGCTGCGTGAGAAATGTGCATATCCTGAGAAGCAATTGTTCGATTGGGGAATGATGCGATTGTGTCGCCCTTTTATCATGTATGGCGTGGCAGATGCTTTTGCAATGGAGACTGATGAACGTTTGCGAAAGAAACGGGATGCAGAG AGGTTTTCAAGggtagaggaggaagaaaagaatctaatggagacccaaaaaaggaaattttttgcAGACCTTCTTAATACAGCTCGTGAGTTTCAATTGCAAGCACAAGCTGCTCTGAAACGCCGGAAACAAAGGAATGATGGGGTTCAG GCATGGCATGGAAGGCAGAGGCAACGTGCTACAAGGGCGGAGAAATTGAGGTTCCAAGCACTGAAAGCTGATGACCAAGAAGCGTACATGCGTTTGGTGGAGGAGAGCAAGAATGAACGACTGACAACGCTTCTAGGGAAAACCAATGAGCTTCTTGTTCGTCTGGGAGCTGCAGTTCAAAGGCAAAAAGATGCCGAACATTCTGATGGCAAGGAATCTCTGAAAGGCTCAGTGACAGACAATCCTTTGCATTTGTCTGCTTCTGAGAGTAAAACCCCTGGGGATTTGCTCCCTGATGAAGACATAGACCTGATTGATTTAGATTCTGATCACCATGTCAAGACAAGTGATTTACTTGAAGGCCAGAGGCAGTATAATTCTGTCATTCATTCGATTCAGGAGAAGGTAAAGAACAAATCCTTACTGTTCTGCCTTCTGTATCTTCTTAGGCTTTTAGTTATGTTAGACCTTTGTGTTTCATGTATTTAA